One region of Dysidea avara chromosome 1, odDysAvar1.4, whole genome shotgun sequence genomic DNA includes:
- the LOC136263680 gene encoding uncharacterized protein, which translates to MWDVAICSGIVTYYVTLSDANGTVITSVAIRNFLQFTFTDLMSNTSYAVAVLGANEFGNGTTEMTIVTTATLPQDSEGIGEPSDEDGLSTGATVTITSVVTLVVAIPVTTIITIMCYKYCSENKEKSGTSDQFIPLGQHVKMDDNPSYAITQVDQDTIKMDTNPSYDIMDKGTIKMDTDPAYDIMDKDSIKMDTNPSYAIVDKGTIKMDTNPAYDLIK; encoded by the exons ATGTGGGATGTTGCTATTTGTAGTGGAATTGTAACTTATTATGTGACATTATCTGATGCCAATGGAACTGTAATCACTTCTGTCGCTATCAGAAATTTTCTACAATTCACTTTTACAGATTTGATGAGCAATACATCGTATGCTGTAGCTGTGTTAGGTGCTAATGAATTTGGTAATGGAACAACTGAAATGACAATTGTAACAACTGCAACACTACCACAAGATAGTGAAG GTATTGGTGAACCATCAGATGAGGATGGCCTCTCAACAGGAGCAACAGTTACTATCACTTCAGTGGTCACACTTGTTGTTGCTATACCAGTCACTACTATCATTACTATTATGTGTTACAAGTATTGTAGTGAGAACAAAGAAAAAAGTGGAACCAGTGATCAATTTATACCACTTGGACAACATGTCAAAATGGATGATAATCCATCTTATGCTATTACTCAAGTTGACCAGGACACTATCAAAATGGATACTAATCCATCTTATGATATTATGGACAAAGGAACTATCAAAATGGATACTGACCCAGCTTATGATATTATGGACAAGGACTCTATCAAAATGGATACTAATCCATCTTATGCTATTGTGGACAAAGGCACTATCAAAATGGATACTAATCCagcttatgacctcattaaatAA